AAATTTCGCTTAGCTCTTCTTTTGAAAAGTCGTAGTGATCAGGGAAAAATACCTGTCCCACGCACTCGCTAAAAAATGCCTCAAGGCGCGCTGGGTTTGCTATGGCGGTAACTAGCACCATTTTTTCGGTTTTATTTAAAATTTCGCTCTTTCTAAAGTGAGTTTGCCCCTCATGCGCTATAAAATCACCAAATTTATAAAAGCTAAATGGATATCTATAAGCCCCACTTGGCAGGCAAAGCTTTAGCTTTGGCTCTGGGTTTGGACGTACCAAGATGTCAAATTTAGCTATGTCAAATTTAGAAAACCCATCATCCAGTAAGATATACTTTGCGCCATGCTTTTTGGCGTAGTCTATGGCTACTTTTCTATCTTCGCTCACTATCACATTTGCGTTTTTGAGGCTTGTGGCATATATCATCGCCTCATCGCCACTTGCTGCCACGTCAAGTAAAATTTCGCCATCTCTTGCGACAACTTGCATGCCTTTGCTCTTTCTTTTATAGCCTCTAAGAATGATAAAAGCGCCCTCATAATTTTTAGCGATAGCGACACAAAGTGGTGTTTTGCCGCTTCCTCCAAGGGTTAAATTTCCAACGCTTATTATCTTTATGCCTAGATCTTTTTTTCGCGCGCTAAATTTCTTGCAAATAACGACTAGAGCATAGATAAGACTTAGTGGCAGAAGTAAAAATGCTAGTAAAATTTGAAAGAAATTTGGGCGAAAGAAGTAGTCATTCGCCCATGCGTGTAAAAGGATGTTAAATTTCTTAAACACGAGATTTAGAAATTTCTTTTACTGTGCTGCAGATGTATTGCACCTCTTCGTCGCTCAAACTATGATATATAGGTAGCGACAAGACTTGTTGATATGTCTTTAGAGCATTTGGGAAGTCATTTACTTTAAGCGAATATTTATTTTTATAATAACTTAGCAAATGTATCGGTATGTAGTGCAACGAAGTGTGAATTCCACGCTCCAAAAGCTCTCTAGCAAAGCTGTCGCGGTTTTTATTTATCTTGATGATGTACTGAGTGTAGATGTGCTCGCGTTTTTTGACTGGAGTTGTGATGTTGTGACACTCTTTAAGCTCTTTATCGTAAATTTCAGCGATCTTTTTTCTACGTTTTATAAGCTCGTCTGTCTTTTCAAGCTGAGCGATAGAAAATGCCGCATTTATCGAGTTTATGTCATATTTTAAACCGATATCAACGACGTCGTAGATGTAGCTTAAACTACCAAATTTATCTATACCATTTACAAGGGCATAGTTACGAAGTAGTTTTGCTTTTTTATAGACCTCTTCGTCATTTGTCGTGAAAAATCCAACTGTTGAGATAGGATTTTGCACGCGTGAGTTTGTCTGAAAGCATGACAAAAACGAGTCTGAACCGACTTTTTTGCCATTATAAGTTAGTCCTATGCCTCGGTTTGCATCATCTAAAACGACTATGCCATATTTTTCGCAGATAGCCTTTATCTCATCAAGTCTAGCGCTTTGTCCAGCGATGTGTGAGATAAAAGCACATTTTAGTTTCTTGTGATTTTGCTCTTTTAGCACCTTTTCAAGGGCTTCTGGGCTGATGTTAAAATCCTCTTCATCGATATCAACAAAGATAGGCTCGGCATCAAAATGTCTAACAGCCTGAGCCACGCTAGGGAAGGCATTTACTGAGCAGATGACCTTATCACCGCGCTTTGTGTCCATCGCGCTTAGAGCCAGATGATGCGCTGCTGCGATGTTGTTTGTAGTGATAACAAATTTAGCACCAAAGTACTCTTTTAGCTTTTCTTCAAATTTAGCAACCGTATCGGTGGTATTTTCAGAATGCAAAGCCTCTTCGATAAGCTCACTCTCACGCTCAGTGATAGTTGGTTTGTAAAACGGAATTTCTCTCATCTTTAATCCTTTAAATTTTCACTATCAACGGCATTTGTCGTTTAAACCTGTTTGACACAACTCTATTTTCTATATCCAAGACCGCTTTTAATCCAAACTTTTTGATGGCTTGCTCCTTGTTATTTTCTAAATTTTGTAAAATTTCATCAATGACAGCGTAGCTGTAACCTATGTCGCCCTCGTCACTTTGCCCATCCCAAAGATCGGCTGAAGGTGCTTTTTTGATAAAATTTTCATCAACACCAAGATGTTTTGCAAATTCAAAAATTTCACTCTTATAAAGCTCTCCGATAGGATTTATCGCGCACGCCAAATCCCCAAATATCGTGCCATAACCAAGCATAAGCTCACTTTTGTTGCTTGTGCCGATGACTAGAGCGTTTATACTAGATGAATAATCATAAAGCAAGCTCATTCTAACTCTAGCTGCTAAATTCCCTTTTCTTAAATTGCTTAAATTTACATCTATCGTTTTGTAAAAGGCATTTAAAATGCCCTCTATGGACAAAACCTTATATTTTATGTTTAGTTTTTCGCATAAATTTAAGGCGTCGTCCATATTTTGTCTGTTTGATGATGCTGTTGGCATAATGAGTGCATGAGTTTCATCTGGCTTTGCTCTCGCACAAAGTGTCGCAACCACAGCAGAATCAATACCGCCGCTTACTCCTAATAGTAGTTTTTTACCTTTAGTTTTATCTTTTAAGCTAAAAACTAAGGTTTCTTCTATTTTTTGATACCCCTTCATTGTCCCTTTGCCTAAATTTGCTTCCTTTTGCAAAAATTATACTAATTAAATTTAAAATTTTTCTTTAAGTTTAAGTAAAAAGATGTAAATATTTAAGAAATGATAAATTTAAGGTAAGAAATGAGAGTAATGCATAAAAGTTTTGGCGATTTTGGGACAAATTGCTACATCGTTACCAAAAATGGCTCAAGTTTAGTGATAGATCCAGGCGATGGGGCAAAAAAATGGGTTTTGCAAAATGCACAAAATTTAAAGGCGATACTTTGCACTCATGGGCATTTTGACCATATTTACGACGTGAGCGAGCTAAAAAATGAGCTAAAAATCCCAGTTTATATCAATAAATTTGACGCTTTTATGTGTGAGAGTGACATTTTTGGCTATATGAAAAACACCTTTGTGCCAGATGTTTTGGCTCAAGGAGATGAGAGCTTTGTAGTGGGTGACTTTTCTTTTAAATTTCATCATTTTCCAGGGCATACGCCAGGCTGCTCGATGATAGAGATAGATGACGCGATCTTTAGTGGGGATTTTTTATTTAAAGGTAGCATCGGACGCTGGGACTTTCCATATTCGGATAAAAATGAGATGCTAAAAAGCCTAGAAAAATGTAAAAATCTAAAGGGTGACTTCGCACTTTATCCAGGACACGGCGAAAGTAGCACGCTAAAAGCCGAGCAACAAGAGCTTGATAGATGGGTGGAGATCGTTAAAAGATCTTGATTTTTTGGGTGCGGCTAAATTTTTGCATTTTAGAAATTTATACTTTTTATCTTATAAGATGATGTCGTGAGCGTGTGCTAAGAAGTGTTTAGAAGTTTAAATTTATAGATTAAATTTAAAAGAGCAAGGCAAGCGCCCTGCTCTAGGAGTTTTACTCGACTTCAGCGTCTATGACGTCGTCGTCTTTTTTGTTATTTCCGCCGTTTGCACCAGCGTTTTCATCTTTTTTATACATAGCTTCTGCTAGTTTGTGGCTAGCTTTGCTTAGAGCTTCTACTTTTGCATCGATTTGCTCTTTTGAAGAGTTTTCATCTTTTAGAACCTCTTTTAGATCATTTAGCGCAGCTTCGATGTTGCTTCTATCTTCAGCTGGGACTTTCTCGCCAAGCTCGCTCATGCTCTTTTCAGTTTGATGAACAAGCGCGTCTGCTTGGTTTCTAGCCTCAACTGCATCTTTGCGCTTTTTATCCTCTTCTTTGTGAAGCTCAGCATCTTTTACCATGCTATTTATCTCATCTTCGCTAAGACCGCTTGATCCTGAGATAGTGATGTTTTGGGCTTTGCCAGTAGCTTTATCTTTTGCTGAAACGGTTAAAATTCCGTTTGCGTCGATGTCAAATTCAACTTCGATTTGAGGCACGCCTCTTGGAGCTGCTGGGATGCCCTCTAAGTTGAAGTTACCAAGTGATTTGTTATCCCTTGCAAACTCACGCTCACCTTGTAAAACCATGATAGTAACGGCACTTTGGTTATCTTCAGCAGTTGAGAATACTTGACTTTTCTTAGTTGGTATAGTTGTGCCTTTTTCGATGATCTTAGTCATCACGCCACCAAGTGTCTCGATACCAAGGCTAAGTGGAGTAACATCAAGGAGTAGAACGTCTTTAACATCGCCTTTGATAACCGCACCTTGGATCGCAGCACCGATAGCCACGACTTCATCTGGATTTACGCTCTTATTTAGCTCTTTGCCAAATGCCTTTTTAACCTCTTCTTGAACAAGTGGCACACGAGTTGAACCGCCAACCATTACGACCTCTTTGATGTCACTCTTGCTTAGGCCTGCATCTTTGATGACTTCATTTATCTTAGTGATAGTCTCGCCAACAAGTGAGTCGATCATGCCTTCAAATTTAGCGCGAGTTAGCTTTTTGACAAGGTGTTTTGGACCAGTCGCATCAGCTGTGATAAATGGTAAATTTATCTCAGTCTCTTGAGCTGAGCTTAGCTCTTTTTTAGCATTTTCAGCTGCTTCTTTTAAGCGTTGAAGCGCCATGATATCGCCTTTTAGATCGATACCAGTTTCGTTTTTAAACTCACTTACTAGCCAGTCGATGATCTTGTTATCAAAGTCATCACCACCTAAGAATGCGTTACCGCCAGTTGCCAAAACTTCAACGATGTTATCGCCAGTTTCAAGCACTGTAACGTCAAATGTACCGCCACCTAGGTCATAAACTAAAATTTTCTCAGCCTCTTTTTTATCAAGACCATACGCAAGTGCCGCAGCTGTTGGCTCGTTGATGATACGAAGCACGTTTAGACCAGCGATCGTTCCAGCTTCTTTTGTAGCCTTTCTTTGGCTATCGTTAAAGTATGCAGGCACAGTGATAACCGCGTCTGTCACGCTCTCGCCAAGATATGCTTCAGCGTCTTCTTTTAGTTTGATAAGAATTTTTGCTGAAATTTCTTGCGGAGTATAGACCTTGCCAGCGATCTCAACCGCGCAAGCACCATTTCTATCTACAACATGATATGGCAAGCGAGCCTTTGCCTCTTCAGCATTTTTTTCATTGCTCATCAAACCCATGATACGTTTGATAGAATATATCGTTTTTTCAGGGTTTGTAACTGCTTGACGTTTTGCAACATCACCTACTAGAATTTCACCTTTGTCTGTAAAAGCAACAACTGATGGAGTTGTGTTTTTACCCTCTTTGTTTGGGATAACCTTGCTCTCGCCGCGCTCAAAAACGCTCACACAAGAGTTTGTTGTACCTAAGTCTATACCTATAACTTTTGACATATTTTTCCTTTATTAGATTTATTTTTTTAAATTTAGTTTGCCACACTGACCATAGCTGGGCGCA
This genomic stretch from Campylobacter concisus harbors:
- a CDS encoding tetraacyldisaccharide 4'-kinase; translated protein: MFKKFNILLHAWANDYFFRPNFFQILLAFLLLPLSLIYALVVICKKFSARKKDLGIKIISVGNLTLGGSGKTPLCVAIAKNYEGAFIILRGYKRKSKGMQVVARDGEILLDVAASGDEAMIYATSLKNANVIVSEDRKVAIDYAKKHGAKYILLDDGFSKFDIAKFDILVRPNPEPKLKLCLPSGAYRYPFSFYKFGDFIAHEGQTHFRKSEILNKTEKMVLVTAIANPARLEAFFSECVGQVFFPDHYDFSKEELSEILQTYGATSLLMTQKDYVKVKDFGLRVSLVTLEVTLSEEFKKVLAQQI
- a CDS encoding DegT/DnrJ/EryC1/StrS family aminotransferase; translated protein: MREIPFYKPTITERESELIEEALHSENTTDTVAKFEEKLKEYFGAKFVITTNNIAAAHHLALSAMDTKRGDKVICSVNAFPSVAQAVRHFDAEPIFVDIDEEDFNISPEALEKVLKEQNHKKLKCAFISHIAGQSARLDEIKAICEKYGIVVLDDANRGIGLTYNGKKVGSDSFLSCFQTNSRVQNPISTVGFFTTNDEEVYKKAKLLRNYALVNGIDKFGSLSYIYDVVDIGLKYDINSINAAFSIAQLEKTDELIKRRKKIAEIYDKELKECHNITTPVKKREHIYTQYIIKINKNRDSFARELLERGIHTSLHYIPIHLLSYYKNKYSLKVNDFPNALKTYQQVLSLPIYHSLSDEEVQYICSTVKEISKSRV
- a CDS encoding NAD+ synthase translates to MKGYQKIEETLVFSLKDKTKGKKLLLGVSGGIDSAVVATLCARAKPDETHALIMPTASSNRQNMDDALNLCEKLNIKYKVLSIEGILNAFYKTIDVNLSNLRKGNLAARVRMSLLYDYSSSINALVIGTSNKSELMLGYGTIFGDLACAINPIGELYKSEIFEFAKHLGVDENFIKKAPSADLWDGQSDEGDIGYSYAVIDEILQNLENNKEQAIKKFGLKAVLDIENRVVSNRFKRQMPLIVKI
- a CDS encoding MBL fold metallo-hydrolase; its protein translation is MRVMHKSFGDFGTNCYIVTKNGSSLVIDPGDGAKKWVLQNAQNLKAILCTHGHFDHIYDVSELKNELKIPVYINKFDAFMCESDIFGYMKNTFVPDVLAQGDESFVVGDFSFKFHHFPGHTPGCSMIEIDDAIFSGDFLFKGSIGRWDFPYSDKNEMLKSLEKCKNLKGDFALYPGHGESSTLKAEQQELDRWVEIVKRS
- the dnaK gene encoding molecular chaperone DnaK translates to MSKVIGIDLGTTNSCVSVFERGESKVIPNKEGKNTTPSVVAFTDKGEILVGDVAKRQAVTNPEKTIYSIKRIMGLMSNEKNAEEAKARLPYHVVDRNGACAVEIAGKVYTPQEISAKILIKLKEDAEAYLGESVTDAVITVPAYFNDSQRKATKEAGTIAGLNVLRIINEPTAAALAYGLDKKEAEKILVYDLGGGTFDVTVLETGDNIVEVLATGGNAFLGGDDFDNKIIDWLVSEFKNETGIDLKGDIMALQRLKEAAENAKKELSSAQETEINLPFITADATGPKHLVKKLTRAKFEGMIDSLVGETITKINEVIKDAGLSKSDIKEVVMVGGSTRVPLVQEEVKKAFGKELNKSVNPDEVVAIGAAIQGAVIKGDVKDVLLLDVTPLSLGIETLGGVMTKIIEKGTTIPTKKSQVFSTAEDNQSAVTIMVLQGEREFARDNKSLGNFNLEGIPAAPRGVPQIEVEFDIDANGILTVSAKDKATGKAQNITISGSSGLSEDEINSMVKDAELHKEEDKKRKDAVEARNQADALVHQTEKSMSELGEKVPAEDRSNIEAALNDLKEVLKDENSSKEQIDAKVEALSKASHKLAEAMYKKDENAGANGGNNKKDDDVIDAEVE